The DNA sequence AGGTGCGGAGGCAAGCCATGTTTCTTGTAGCAGGTATCCATAATGTGCCTCATTCTGCCACAATAAGTACACTGCATTTTGGATCCTCTGCCTCTACCTCTAGTATTTGCTCTTCCACCTCgattttcttctcttcctttaCCTCTTCCAGAACCATCCACATAGTTGATTTTTGCATTTTAAAGCAGAGCTTTGTAATCACTAGGATCCACAATCACGAACTGCCTTTCTTGTTGTGTAAGCAACGAGAATGCAGTGTTCACATCTGGCAGAGGATTCATCAGCATGATGTTTGATCTTACATTCGAGTATTGTTCATTCAGTCCTCGTAAGAGTCGCACAGTGTAACTCTCATCTCTATATTCCCCCATTTTGGCCAGGCCACATTCGCACGTCTCGGAGCACATGACACAATCAGGAACTGGCCTGAAGCCACTAAGTTGCTCCCATATTGATTTCAACTTGGTGAAATATGTTATTACAGTGAGTTCCCCTTGTTTCATTTGATACATTTCTTCTTCTAACTCAGCCACTCTAAATCTATCCCCCCTGGCAATATCTGTGCTTAAGGTCCTTCCATAAATCCAAAGCAACATTATTCCATATCACACTCGCAGAAATTTCAGCACTAAGTGAATAATTTATCCACGAAATCACTAAAGTGTTACATCTCTCCCAAGATTCATACAATGCATCATCCGGTTCTGGTTTTCTAATTGATCCATCTATAAactgcaatttatttttcaatttcaacgCTAACAGCATCTCTCTACTCTAACTATGGTAATTGCTGGCATTCAAAGTAACCGAGATCAAAGGCATTCTAAGACTCTCACCTGGATGTATGAAATACGGACTCACGGGATCAGTAATCGGACTCACAACAGATCTTGAG is a window from the Arachis hypogaea cultivar Tifrunner chromosome 17, arahy.Tifrunner.gnm2.J5K5, whole genome shotgun sequence genome containing:
- the LOC112766566 gene encoding uncharacterized protein, whose product is MLLALKLKNKLQFIDGSIRKPEPDDALTLSTDIARGDRFRVAELEEEMYQMKQGELTVITYFTKLKSIWEQLSGFRPVPDCVMCSETCECGLAKMGEYRDESYTVRLLRGLNEQYSNVRSNIMLMNPLPDVNTAFSLLTQQERQFVIVDPSDYKALL